ACGTCGCCAGACCGATGCCGTACGGACTCACGGAGGGCAAGGACGGCCTCGAGGGCGAGACCTTCGAGTGGGCGCTCCAGAACGACGGCTGTGGCGACTGTGCGTTTTACGCCGAGGACGACGACGGCGTCGGCGCCTGCACCGTCCACGACGACCGCCCGCTGATCTGTCGTACCTACCCCTTTAGCGTCGGACTCGCGGGCACGAGCCAGCCGATGGGCGAGGCGGTTGACGAGGAGGGTGTCGTCCGCGCCCACGAGTGTGAGGGGCTCGGCCGGGAGATCTCCCGCGAGGACGCCGAGGAGCTCGCCCGGACGCTGAAGGAACGCGCTGTTCGAGAGCTCGAGGAGGCGATCGGCGTCCGAGACAACTACGAGCCCGCCGATCCGGAGCCGGGCGAGATCGTCGTCCACGACTCCGAGGGAGCCAAACGGATCGACGGAACCTCTCTCGAGGACTAACCCGGTAGTGCCCGCGGACCCGTGCCCCGAGACGGCCGCGCCCGAGACCGACAGGATTTTGCGCCGACCGCGGGATCCGTGGCTATGGACATCGACTGGGACGCGATCAGCCACGTCACCAAGGTCGATCCGGCGAAACCCCTCCCGTCGGATCTCGGCGCCCTCGAGGGGACGGATCTGGTGCTCGTCGGCGGCTCTGACGACGTCACCGAGGCAAACAGCCTGGCTGCGATCGAACGGGTCGCCGACTCGTTTCCGTCGCTGCCGGTCTGCCAGGAACCCTACAGCTCCGACCACGTCTCCCGGGAGACCGTCGAGGCGGCCGACGCCGTCTCGATCCCCGCCGTCTACAACGGCGACCGGGACCACTTCGTGGGCAAACACCTCGAGCTGTTCACCGAGGTCGGAAAGAAACCCGACGAGCTGCTGGGCTCGAGCGTCCCGCTCGTCGGCGAACTGATCGCCTCGAAGGGCGTCGACGTAGTCGCCGAACTCGCGGACAAACTCGTCGGCGAAGGGTACGTCGTTCAACACCTCGACTCGACCGCCGCGGCCGTCTCGGGGGTCAACGCGAAGTACACCCCCGAGGAGGTCGCCGGCGCCGCACTGGCGACCGAATCGTTCTACGGCTTTCCGATCTTCTACGTCGAGTACTCGGGCACCTACGGCGGGACCGAAGACGTCGAGGCGGCCGCACGCTATCTGGAGGAAACGACGCTGCTTTACGGCGGCGGGATCGACAGCGCCGAGAAGACCCGCGAGGTCCTCGAGGCCGGCGCGGACGCCGTTGTCGTCGGTGATTGCTTCCACGACGACCCCGAGACGTTCCGGGAGACGATCCCTCGATAGGTCCTCCGTCCTCGCCGTCGTTCGGAACGAATCTCCGACGTTGATCGTTCTACGTAACGTTCGAAATCATAACCGAAATAAAACCGGTCCAGCTATCGCGACCGTATGGGCTCGCTTTCTTCGTACCCGCAACTCGCCGGAGAGCTCTTCGAGACCGTCCAGCTGTCGCGGACGCTCGAAGACTCGAAGACGTTCGTCGACGCGATCCCCCGCGGTGAGAGCGAGGCGATCAGGAAGCGCTTCGAGCAGCGACGCGGCGAGCCCGACTTCGATCTCGAGGCCTTCGTTTCCGACTCGTTTGCCCTCCCGGAGGATCCCGTCACCGCCGCCGACCCGTCGCGGCTCTCGATGGAGCGCTACATCGACGAGCTCTGGGAGTACCTCATCAGGGAGCCCGCCGAGGAGGTCGACGGAAGCACGTTGCTGTCGGTTCCGAGTCGGTACGTCGTCCCCGGCGGACGGTTTCGCGAGAGCTACTACTGGGACACCTACTTCACCGCGACCGGGCTCGCCGTCACCGGGCGGCTCGATCTCATCGACGAGCTCGCGGAGAACTTCGCGGCGCTTATCGACCGGTACGGCTGCGTTCCCAACGGAAACCGCATCTACTACTCGAGCCGATCGAATCCGCCGATGTTCTGTCACCTCCTCGACATCCTCGAGAACGAACGCGGGTTCGAGGCGGTCCGGCCGTACCTGCCGGCGCTTTGCCGCGAGTACGAGTTCTGGATGGACGGCCGGAGCGACGTCTCCGAGGACGACCGTGCCGTCCGACGCGTCGTCCACACCGACGACGGACCACTGAACCGATACTGGGACGATCGCGCGGCCCCGCGCGAGGAATCGTACCACGAGGACGTCGCACTCGCCGAGTCGACCGCGCGTCCGGACCGGGAGCTGTTCCGGGACGTCCGGGCGGCCTGCGAGTCGGGCTGGGACTTCAGCAGCCGGTGGCTCGCGGGCGACGAGCTGGCGACGATCCGGACGACCGAGCTGCTCCCGGTCGACCTGAACGCCCTCTGTTACGCCCTGGAGCACAACCTCTCGCGGTGGGAGCGGGCCCGCGGGAACCTGGGCGAGGCCGACCGGTACGCCCGGGCCGCACGGCGGCGCCAGCAGGCGATCGACGCCTCCTGCTGGGACGCCGAGGCGGGTTTTTACTTCGATTACTGCTGGACCGAGGAGCGGCGAACCGACAGCTGGTCGCTCGCCGCGGCGGTGCCGCTGTTTTGCGGGCTGGCAACCGAGGACCAGGCGGCCGCGGTCGCCGCCCACCTCGAGGAACGGTTTCTCCACCCCGGCGGGCTGGTGACGACGCTGACCGAGTCGGGCGAGCAGTGGGACTCCCCGAACGGGTGGGCGCCGCTGCACTGGATGACTGTCGTGGGTCTCCGCCAGTACGGCCACGACGAGCTCGCGGAGACGATCGCCGGCCGCTGGCTCGATCTCAACCGCGACGTCTTCGATCGCAGCGGGCTGATGCTCGAGAAGTACGACGTCGCCGGGGGCTCTGGCGTCGGCGGAGGCGGCGAGTACCCGCTGCAGTTCGGCTTCGGCTGGACGAACGGCGTCGCGCTGGCGCTCCCGGCACTGTTTTACTGAGCAGCGCCGCTCGCGGACCGACCCTTTCTGCGTACCGACGGCTCGAGCGGTTCGTCGCGACGGAGCGGACCTGGTTGGCGCGGTCCGTCGACCGCGCTCGAACCCCCCTCAGAACGTGTCTTCGATGATCTCGCCGACCGCGAAGTTCGACTTGACCTCGGTGATCTCGACTTTGACGCGCTCGCCGACCTCGGCGCCGGGCACGATGATCACGTACCCCCGCTCGACGCGGGCGATGCCGTCGCCCTGTTTGCCGATGTCCTCGATCTCGACGTACCGGGTCTCGTTGACGTCGACCGGCGGCTGGGGCTCGGACGGTGCGGTCTGGGGTTGGGACGCCGAGCCCGAGGCGTCCTCGGTTGCTTCATCACGAGAGATGAGTGCGACGCGGTAGACGTCACCGGCGTCGATATCGCCGGTTTCGACTTCCTGTCGTGGCACCTCGATGACGTACCGATCCTCCTCTTCCGAGACTTCCGTACTGAACAAACACAACAGTTTTTCAGATATTTCCACAGGTAGACCCTCGAGTGTGACTCTGCGTGCCGACCGTAATAGAACTACCGAACGACTACCGTGGTGGACCGTCCCAGTCCCGGGTCGTCTCGTCCGGCACAGAACCGGTCAGTCGGCGTGTTCGAGCGGCCGTGCCGTCGCGAACCCCTCGATATCGACCTCGCCGCCGAACTCGGCGTCGGCCACCGACTCGTAGGGCCGGTTGACGACGATGTCGCCCGCCGTCGAGTCGCCGATTCCCGGGATCGTCGTCAGCTCGTCCATCGACGCTGCGTTGAGATCCAGCGGGTACGGTACGCCCGTTACGGAGCGGTACCCGTGGTCGACGACCGCGATGTCGGTCGTCTCTCCGAGCGGACGCTCGCCGGGAATGCCAACGAGCAGCGGGTACGTGCCCAGCTGGCGGCCGAACGTCTTCCCGTCCTGGTGGTACTCGAGGTGGACGTCCGGCAGGACGGTGCCGCGGGGCGCGACCCGAGCGAGCATCGGGTTGTCGATCTCCTTGCGGACCTGCTGCTTGTAGCGCTTGAACAGTTTCTTGTGGTCGTTTGCAATCTCCGCACCCGTATCGCTCATCTCGGTGCCGTCAAACGACATCACCTGCCGGATGTTCACCCGGCGGAGCATGTACCCCTCGTCGTACACCCGGTGGAGAAAGTCGAGGTTGCGCTGGTAGGTCTCCTCGCGCTCGCCCTTGAGCCCGTGCAGGAGGTTGATCCCGGGTAGGAGCTTGGGGAGACGCGTCGGGGCGTCCTCGGCCGCACTCGCGTGGTCGGCGGGCTTCGGATCTCTCGGCCCTCCCGGCCTCCAGCCAGCCTCCTCGTTGACGATCTTGACGGCCTCGAAACACTCCTTGGCGGTGACGTTGAGGTTGTTCTCTTCCTGGACCAGCGGGTCGGCCGACTCGAGCCCGAACGCCGCGGTGTCACCGGGCGTGTTGTGCTCGGCGATGATTCGGATCCCCTCACGAGATTTTTCGGGCCACTCGACGATCGTGATGGGGTTCATGTTGTCCAGATGCAGCGTCTCGAGGTCGGGCGCGACCTCGCGGATCCCGCCGTACAGCGAGCGCAAGGCGTCGGGGTTGGGCGCCTCGCCGTCGCCGCCGTAGGCGAGGATGTCGGCCTGGCGGCCGATTCGGAAGTGTCTCACCCCCAGATCGGAGAGGGCGTCGACCTCGCCGACGACCGACGGCGGCGGGCGGAACGTCGGGTTGCCGTACAGCGGTTCGGTACAGAACGAACACCGGTAGGCACACCCTCGAGAGGTTTCGAGCTCGGCGATCAGGTACTCTGGGTGGTTGGGGTGTTGCTCGACGATAAAGGCGCCCTCCTGTGCCCACCGGGAGACTTCGTCGATATCGCGCATCCGGTTGTTGAACCCCTCGAGCCCGCTCTCGACGAGATCGTGG
This genomic window from Natronococcus occultus SP4 contains:
- the treF gene encoding alpha,alpha-trehalase TreF, which codes for MGSLSSYPQLAGELFETVQLSRTLEDSKTFVDAIPRGESEAIRKRFEQRRGEPDFDLEAFVSDSFALPEDPVTAADPSRLSMERYIDELWEYLIREPAEEVDGSTLLSVPSRYVVPGGRFRESYYWDTYFTATGLAVTGRLDLIDELAENFAALIDRYGCVPNGNRIYYSSRSNPPMFCHLLDILENERGFEAVRPYLPALCREYEFWMDGRSDVSEDDRAVRRVVHTDDGPLNRYWDDRAAPREESYHEDVALAESTARPDRELFRDVRAACESGWDFSSRWLAGDELATIRTTELLPVDLNALCYALEHNLSRWERARGNLGEADRYARAARRRQQAIDASCWDAEAGFYFDYCWTEERRTDSWSLAAAVPLFCGLATEDQAAAVAAHLEERFLHPGGLVTTLTESGEQWDSPNGWAPLHWMTVVGLRQYGHDELAETIAGRWLDLNRDVFDRSGLMLEKYDVAGGSGVGGGGEYPLQFGFGWTNGVALALPALFY
- a CDS encoding radical SAM protein, which produces MTDPETLSVTIVDGYVDEPAHFGVPPYISTYPRYTAGALVDAGVPREGITYHTIDGLRDEPDRWRDVDETDLLIYLGGMTVPGKYVGGTPAEPDEVRKLAWTASGTSLMGGPVKFGVGEENAGATETERQDLDFDFVAKGDVEAAVHDLVESGLEGFNNRMRDIDEVSRWAQEGAFIVEQHPNHPEYLIAELETSRGCAYRCSFCTEPLYGNPTFRPPPSVVGEVDALSDLGVRHFRIGRQADILAYGGDGEAPNPDALRSLYGGIREVAPDLETLHLDNMNPITIVEWPEKSREGIRIIAEHNTPGDTAAFGLESADPLVQEENNLNVTAKECFEAVKIVNEEAGWRPGGPRDPKPADHASAAEDAPTRLPKLLPGINLLHGLKGEREETYQRNLDFLHRVYDEGYMLRRVNIRQVMSFDGTEMSDTGAEIANDHKKLFKRYKQQVRKEIDNPMLARVAPRGTVLPDVHLEYHQDGKTFGRQLGTYPLLVGIPGERPLGETTDIAVVDHGYRSVTGVPYPLDLNAASMDELTTIPGIGDSTAGDIVVNRPYESVADAEFGGEVDIEGFATARPLEHAD
- a CDS encoding YkgJ family cysteine cluster protein gives rise to the protein MQSLESELETARELAVDDLADAIESIGFECTRCGACCTGHGDEEHTATVFPDEVRRLEDAETASVGADGGEDDAVSEADERDWRDVARPMPYGLTEGKDGLEGETFEWALQNDGCGDCAFYAEDDDGVGACTVHDDRPLICRTYPFSVGLAGTSQPMGEAVDEEGVVRAHECEGLGREISREDAEELARTLKERAVRELEEAIGVRDNYEPADPEPGEIVVHDSEGAKRIDGTSLED
- a CDS encoding heptaprenylglyceryl phosphate synthase gives rise to the protein MDIDWDAISHVTKVDPAKPLPSDLGALEGTDLVLVGGSDDVTEANSLAAIERVADSFPSLPVCQEPYSSDHVSRETVEAADAVSIPAVYNGDRDHFVGKHLELFTEVGKKPDELLGSSVPLVGELIASKGVDVVAELADKLVGEGYVVQHLDSTAAAVSGVNAKYTPEEVAGAALATESFYGFPIFYVEYSGTYGGTEDVEAAARYLEETTLLYGGGIDSAEKTREVLEAGADAVVVGDCFHDDPETFRETIPR
- a CDS encoding TRAM domain-containing protein; this translates as MEISEKLLCLFSTEVSEEEDRYVIEVPRQEVETGDIDAGDVYRVALISRDEATEDASGSASQPQTAPSEPQPPVDVNETRYVEIEDIGKQGDGIARVERGYVIIVPGAEVGERVKVEITEVKSNFAVGEIIEDTF